A region of Flavobacterium album DNA encodes the following proteins:
- a CDS encoding 2-dehydro-3-deoxyphosphooctonate aldolase has protein sequence MKKLLLLSLTAFVFASCTSTRNTIKNIDDNAKMPALSKEKTFVITEVGTDKKYGYDQDYPVNLGFMHYTMAEKNVQRYFDALTGPKGQKLTYTKVDTCCPFPSKKTDVGAGMLDIYEVTWEGLAEPVRIYVNVYEKGAIVAPVGFGIK, from the coding sequence ATGAAAAAACTCCTGTTATTATCACTTACCGCATTCGTATTTGCTTCATGCACAAGTACGCGAAACACTATAAAGAATATAGATGATAATGCCAAAATGCCTGCGCTCTCTAAAGAAAAGACGTTTGTAATTACTGAAGTGGGTACAGATAAGAAGTATGGCTATGACCAGGACTATCCTGTAAATCTTGGCTTTATGCATTATACAATGGCAGAGAAAAATGTACAGCGTTATTTCGATGCACTCACAGGTCCTAAAGGCCAAAAGCTGACATATACTAAGGTTGATACCTGCTGCCCGTTTCCGTCAAAGAAAACCGATGTGGGTGCCGGGATGCTGGATATATATGAAGTGACCTGGGAAGGCCTTGCCGAACCGGTACGCATTTATGTAAACGTTTATGAAAAAGGCGCTATCGTTGCCCCTGTGGGATTTGGGATAAAGTAA
- a CDS encoding PLP-dependent cysteine synthase family protein yields MKERITAYNNVLELIGNTPLIKLNKVTEGLKGNFYAKVEAFNPGHSTKDRIALYIIEEAEKKGILKPGDTIIETTSGNTGFSLAMVSIIKGYDCVLAVSSKSSKDKIDMLRAMGAKVYVCPANVSADDPRSYYSVAQRLHEEIKGSVYINQYFNDLNVDAHYKTTGPEIWEQSGGKITHLIACSGTGGTISGAARFLKEKNPAIRILGVDAYGSVLKKYHETKEFDSEEIYPYRIEGLGKNLIPTATDFDVIDKFIKVSDEDSAHAARSIAKTEGLFVGYTSGATLQAVKQYAEAGEFDENSNVVLIFPDHGSRYMSKVFSDEWMNEQGFFDSVNLEEAQKIEFIK; encoded by the coding sequence ATGAAAGAAAGAATAACAGCCTATAATAATGTATTGGAATTAATCGGGAATACGCCCCTTATTAAGCTCAATAAAGTTACTGAAGGATTAAAAGGAAATTTTTACGCAAAAGTAGAAGCCTTTAATCCGGGCCATTCCACAAAAGACAGGATTGCATTATACATCATTGAAGAAGCCGAGAAAAAAGGCATCCTGAAGCCGGGCGATACGATCATCGAAACCACTTCGGGCAATACAGGCTTTAGTCTGGCAATGGTAAGCATTATTAAGGGTTATGACTGTGTACTTGCGGTTAGCTCAAAATCATCAAAAGATAAGATTGATATGCTGCGTGCCATGGGGGCCAAAGTGTATGTTTGCCCTGCAAATGTTTCTGCCGATGACCCACGCTCATATTATAGTGTTGCCCAAAGGCTGCATGAAGAGATTAAAGGTTCCGTTTACATCAACCAGTATTTTAACGACCTGAATGTAGACGCACATTATAAAACTACCGGCCCGGAAATTTGGGAACAAAGCGGCGGAAAGATTACCCACCTTATTGCGTGCAGCGGTACTGGCGGTACAATATCGGGGGCGGCCCGTTTCCTTAAAGAAAAAAATCCAGCCATAAGAATATTGGGAGTAGACGCTTACGGCTCTGTCCTTAAAAAATACCACGAAACAAAAGAGTTCGACAGCGAAGAGATCTATCCTTACCGTATAGAAGGCCTTGGCAAGAACCTGATCCCTACTGCTACCGATTTTGATGTTATCGACAAATTCATAAAAGTTTCCGATGAAGACAGCGCCCATGCTGCCAGGAGCATTGCAAAGACCGAAGGGCTTTTTGTAGGCTACACCAGCGGAGCGACCCTACAGGCCGTGAAACAATATGCCGAAGCAGGCGAATTTGACGAAAACAGCAATGTAGTGCTTATTTTCCCTGACCACGGATCACGTTACATGAGCAAAGTGTTTAGTGATGAATGGATGAACGAGCAAGGGTTTTTCGACAGTGTTAACCTCGAAGAGGCACAAAAGATCGAATTTATCAAGTAA
- the creD gene encoding cell envelope integrity protein CreD, with translation MEIRIPEQKPQEDPNKNFLHSTTARIIMVGVLTLVLLIPLQYVKNLIFERSQLQRHVEKTVSDQWGGNVYVYGPVLKIPYKNLKENGATSYAYFFPEKLDINADARSESKERGMYKAAVFNAGIKFRGTYTTPNFSRSGIAPENIDWERATIQLHTGNLKGIKGAVAINFNGKRYNFEPAEKENVNDSTVALETRPFNIVEALSGGEVPFSLDVSYNGSKSLAIVPIGKLTETKMTSNWKTPRFGGNFSPEKENISNSGFTANWKISHLNRPFAQQHFGSLPDLKAYSFDVNFLIPVNEYQQNERAAKYGFLVIGLTFLIFFLIQGLSKISIHIFQYIMIGLALIMFYTLLISITEHSSFRFAYIVAGLAVIVMISLYSISILKDRKFPMFIAAALTALYTFIYIIIQLEDYALLAGSIGLFLILGAVMYFSRRIDWNK, from the coding sequence ATGGAAATTCGAATCCCTGAACAAAAGCCACAGGAAGACCCTAACAAAAACTTCCTGCATTCCACCACTGCCCGTATCATTATGGTGGGCGTGCTTACACTGGTGCTGCTTATTCCGCTGCAGTATGTAAAGAACCTTATTTTCGAGCGCTCACAATTACAGCGCCATGTAGAGAAAACTGTAAGCGACCAATGGGGCGGCAATGTATATGTTTACGGCCCTGTACTGAAAATACCTTATAAAAACCTGAAAGAGAACGGCGCTACGTCATACGCTTACTTCTTCCCGGAGAAGCTGGACATCAATGCCGATGCACGATCAGAATCCAAAGAGAGAGGTATGTACAAAGCGGCCGTCTTCAATGCAGGGATAAAGTTCCGGGGAACCTACACTACTCCCAACTTCAGCAGATCCGGGATTGCCCCCGAAAATATAGACTGGGAAAGAGCCACAATACAGCTGCATACCGGAAACCTCAAGGGCATCAAGGGTGCGGTCGCTATCAACTTCAACGGCAAGCGGTATAATTTTGAGCCTGCGGAGAAAGAAAATGTCAACGACTCTACAGTTGCCTTGGAAACCAGGCCTTTTAATATAGTCGAAGCTTTGTCCGGCGGCGAAGTGCCCTTCAGCCTCGATGTTTCTTATAACGGCAGCAAGAGCCTGGCTATAGTGCCTATCGGTAAACTTACCGAGACGAAAATGACATCTAACTGGAAGACCCCACGGTTTGGCGGCAATTTTTCCCCTGAAAAAGAAAATATTTCCAACAGCGGCTTCACGGCCAACTGGAAAATATCACACCTGAACAGGCCTTTTGCGCAGCAGCATTTCGGCAGCCTGCCCGACCTGAAAGCGTATAGTTTTGATGTGAATTTCCTTATTCCTGTAAATGAGTACCAGCAAAATGAACGTGCTGCTAAATATGGGTTTCTGGTAATAGGCCTTACATTCCTTATCTTTTTCCTGATACAGGGACTGAGTAAGATCAGCATCCATATTTTCCAGTATATCATGATAGGGCTGGCGCTCATTATGTTCTATACCCTGCTTATCTCGATCACGGAGCATAGCAGTTTCCGGTTTGCGTATATTGTTGCGGGCCTCGCGGTCATCGTAATGATCTCACTCTATTCAATATCCATACTTAAAGACCGTAAGTTCCCCATGTTTATCGCCGCAGCGCTTACCGCACTTTATACTTTTATTTATATAATTATCCAGCTGGAAGATTACGCCTTGCTTGCAGGCAGTATAGGGCTGTTCCTGATACTGGGCGCAGTAATGTATTTTTCCCGCCGCATCGACTGGAATAAATAG
- a CDS encoding DUF1361 domain-containing protein, translating into MKAIKLLSSKTFRQQGLLLVFTGFCFSILLLRAKITHSIFYFFLVWNLFLAFTPFAITTLMTKRVQFLERKALFYPCFICWLLLLPNAPYIITDFIHLGQKLTVPMWFDVLLLISFAITGLLFGITSMKAMHKMLILKFSIRTAEIAMAAICFLSGFGVYLGRVLRYNSWDVLHRPFELIGDIVYSLVDHDSWRTAWGITLGFGTLLYLLYSLSRQASLPAHLQKKGELETGN; encoded by the coding sequence ATGAAAGCTATTAAACTATTATCATCGAAAACCTTCAGGCAGCAAGGGTTGCTGTTAGTATTCACCGGATTCTGTTTCAGCATATTACTGCTGCGGGCAAAGATCACACACAGCATCTTTTACTTCTTCCTGGTATGGAACCTCTTTCTTGCCTTTACGCCTTTTGCCATTACAACTTTAATGACAAAACGTGTGCAGTTCCTGGAAAGGAAAGCCCTCTTCTACCCTTGTTTCATTTGCTGGCTGCTTCTCCTGCCGAATGCTCCTTATATCATTACCGACTTTATCCATCTTGGACAAAAGCTGACAGTTCCCATGTGGTTCGATGTGTTACTGCTGATATCCTTTGCCATAACCGGTCTGCTCTTCGGAATCACCTCCATGAAAGCCATGCACAAAATGCTAATACTAAAATTCAGCATCCGTACGGCTGAAATTGCAATGGCGGCCATTTGTTTCCTTAGTGGGTTTGGGGTTTATCTTGGGCGTGTGCTCCGGTACAACAGCTGGGATGTGCTGCACAGGCCGTTCGAACTGATTGGGGATATTGTATACAGCCTTGTTGACCATGATAGCTGGCGAACCGCATGGGGTATTACGCTGGGATTTGGCACACTGCTGTACCTGCTCTATTCACTGAGCCGCCAGGCCTCACTCCCTGCCCATCTCCAAAAGAAAGGAGAATTGGAAACCGGAAACTAA
- a CDS encoding winged helix-turn-helix domain-containing protein encodes MKSILEHIDKTLEHRIRLGIMSILMVNEYADFRTLKELLGVTDGSLSGHLKALETENYITIGKQFTRNKPITRYTATKEGRVAFSAHIADFEKLIRKERYFFIYKL; translated from the coding sequence TTGAAAAGTATATTGGAACATATCGACAAAACTTTGGAGCACCGCATCCGCCTGGGCATTATGAGCATACTTATGGTGAATGAATATGCCGACTTCAGGACACTTAAGGAACTGCTTGGCGTGACTGACGGCAGCCTGTCCGGCCATCTAAAAGCATTGGAAACAGAAAACTATATCACGATCGGAAAGCAATTTACACGCAACAAGCCTATAACACGCTACACGGCTACCAAAGAGGGCCGCGTGGCATTCAGTGCGCATATTGCAGACTTTGAAAAACTGATACGAAAGGAACGCTATTTTTTTATCTACAAACTTTGA
- a CDS encoding S9 family peptidase: MKKHVLLSCVCVIFAANAQTNKTKMTETIKPPLAAVKPKKLEKHGDVRIDNYYWLNERENPEVIDYLTKENTYYNTMTAGLKDFQKDLFEEMKATIKEDDSSVPYFYNGYYYITRYEKGKDYPIYARKKGSLDAKEEIMFDCNEMAKGHSYFQLGGLNVSEDNQWAAFGVDTVSRRQFTIQVKNLLTGEILPVKIENTTGGSTWAGDNKTLFYTRKDEVTLRSDKIYKHKLGSDAKDDVMVYHEKDDTFGTFVYKEKSKKYLVIGSNSTLTSEFRILDAKTPDGEFKIFQPRTRGLEYSIANYGDKWYIVTNKDKATNFKLMTTPENATAKENWKDLIPHRKDVLLEDIEIFKNYLVIEERSNGLNKIRIRPWDGKGEYYLPFDIETYTAGVSTNPDFDTDILRYSYQSLATPSSVIDFNMKTKEKTVLKEQEVLGGKFDKNNYVEERVWATAKDGTKIPISMVYRKGITKNGNNPFLLYAYGSYGYSMDPYFSSIRLSLLDRGFIFAIAHIRGGEDLGREWYESGKLLKKKNTFTDFIDCSEYVIAQKYTSPKHLYAEGGSAGGLLMGAIVNMAPQLYNGVIAQVAFVDVITTMLDDSIPLTTGEYDEWGNPNDKKYYDYMKSYSPYDNVTAQNYPNMLVTTGLHDSQVQYWEPAKWVAKLRVTKTDNNLLYLDTNMEAGHGGASGRFEALKEVAKEYSFLLDLEGIKK, translated from the coding sequence TTACTACTGGCTCAACGAGCGTGAAAACCCTGAAGTAATTGACTACCTTACAAAAGAGAATACCTACTACAATACCATGACGGCCGGCCTGAAGGATTTCCAGAAAGACCTTTTCGAGGAAATGAAGGCTACGATAAAAGAGGACGATTCTTCTGTCCCTTATTTTTACAACGGCTATTATTATATAACCCGCTACGAAAAAGGTAAGGATTACCCTATCTACGCCCGCAAAAAAGGGAGCCTCGACGCTAAAGAGGAGATCATGTTCGATTGCAACGAAATGGCTAAAGGGCATTCGTATTTCCAGTTAGGCGGACTGAATGTAAGCGAGGATAACCAATGGGCAGCTTTCGGTGTGGATACCGTTTCAAGGAGGCAGTTTACCATACAGGTAAAAAACCTGCTTACCGGCGAAATACTCCCTGTTAAGATCGAGAATACTACCGGCGGCTCTACATGGGCGGGCGATAATAAAACGCTTTTCTACACACGTAAAGATGAGGTAACACTGCGTTCGGACAAGATCTACAAGCACAAACTGGGCAGCGATGCCAAGGACGATGTGATGGTCTACCATGAGAAAGACGATACTTTTGGGACATTTGTTTACAAAGAGAAATCAAAGAAATACCTTGTTATAGGGTCAAACAGCACCCTTACTTCCGAGTTCAGGATACTGGATGCCAAAACACCGGATGGTGAATTTAAGATCTTCCAGCCCAGGACACGCGGCCTGGAATACAGCATAGCTAATTATGGAGATAAGTGGTATATTGTTACTAATAAGGATAAGGCGACCAACTTTAAGCTGATGACTACGCCTGAAAATGCTACAGCCAAAGAAAACTGGAAAGACCTGATACCACACCGCAAAGATGTCCTGCTTGAGGATATTGAGATATTTAAGAATTACCTCGTTATCGAAGAGCGCTCTAACGGCCTCAATAAAATAAGAATACGCCCGTGGGATGGCAAGGGCGAGTACTACCTGCCATTCGATATAGAAACTTACACGGCAGGGGTGAGCACCAACCCTGATTTTGATACCGACATCCTCCGCTACAGCTACCAGTCGCTTGCCACGCCTTCTTCGGTTATCGACTTCAATATGAAGACCAAAGAAAAGACCGTGCTGAAAGAGCAGGAAGTCCTTGGCGGCAAATTCGATAAAAACAATTATGTCGAAGAAAGGGTTTGGGCTACCGCCAAAGACGGAACCAAAATACCGATCTCGATGGTATACCGCAAAGGCATCACAAAGAACGGCAACAATCCGTTTCTTTTATATGCTTACGGCTCGTATGGCTACTCTATGGACCCGTATTTCTCTTCTATCCGACTAAGCCTGCTTGACAGGGGCTTTATCTTTGCCATCGCCCACATAAGGGGTGGGGAAGACCTGGGCCGCGAATGGTATGAGAGCGGGAAGCTCCTCAAAAAGAAAAATACATTTACCGATTTTATCGACTGCTCTGAATATGTGATTGCCCAGAAATACACATCACCAAAACACCTGTATGCCGAAGGAGGCTCTGCAGGCGGATTGCTTATGGGCGCTATCGTAAACATGGCGCCACAGTTGTATAACGGTGTTATCGCGCAGGTGGCTTTTGTGGATGTGATCACGACTATGCTCGACGATTCCATACCACTTACTACAGGCGAATATGACGAGTGGGGGAACCCGAATGATAAAAAATACTACGATTATATGAAATCGTACTCGCCTTATGACAACGTTACTGCCCAAAATTACCCGAATATGCTTGTTACAACGGGCCTTCACGATTCGCAGGTGCAGTATTGGGAGCCTGCCAAATGGGTAGCAAAACTAAGGGTTACCAAAACCGATAATAACCTTTTGTATCTGGATACCAATATGGAAGCGGGCCATGGCGGGGCTTCAGGGCGTTTTGAAGCCCTTAAGGAGGTAGCCAAAGAATACAGTTTTTTATTAGATTTGGAAGGAATTAAAAAGTAA
- the kdsA gene encoding 3-deoxy-8-phosphooctulonate synthase, protein MDLNNIPQIKHTDSGNFFLLAGPCAIEGEEMALRIAEKLVEVTDRLEIPYVFKGSFKKANRSRIDSFSGIGDEKALKILEKVSKTFGVPTVTDIHTNEDATMAAEYVDVLQIPAFLVRQTDLVVAAANTGKTVNLKKGQFMSPESMKHAVQKVLDCNNPNVMATDRGTMFGYQDMIVDYRGIPTMQQFATTVLDVTHSLQQPNQTIGVTGGRPDMIETIAKAGIAVGVDGIFIETHFDPANAKSDGANMLHLDYFEGLMNKLVAIRKTVNNF, encoded by the coding sequence ATGGACTTAAATAATATTCCACAGATAAAACATACCGATAGCGGCAATTTCTTTCTACTGGCAGGCCCATGTGCCATTGAGGGAGAGGAAATGGCACTTCGCATTGCTGAAAAACTTGTTGAAGTAACCGACCGCCTTGAAATTCCTTACGTTTTTAAAGGCTCGTTTAAAAAGGCGAACCGTTCGCGCATTGACAGCTTTAGCGGCATTGGCGACGAGAAAGCGCTGAAGATACTGGAGAAGGTATCCAAAACTTTTGGTGTTCCAACCGTTACCGATATCCATACCAATGAAGATGCTACAATGGCAGCGGAATATGTGGATGTGCTGCAGATCCCGGCTTTCCTTGTCCGCCAGACCGACCTTGTTGTCGCTGCTGCCAATACCGGAAAAACAGTAAACCTGAAGAAAGGCCAGTTCATGAGCCCGGAGAGTATGAAGCATGCAGTACAGAAAGTGCTGGACTGCAATAACCCTAACGTTATGGCTACCGACCGTGGCACCATGTTCGGGTACCAGGATATGATCGTGGACTACCGCGGCATCCCTACCATGCAGCAATTTGCCACGACTGTGCTTGACGTAACCCACTCGCTGCAACAGCCCAACCAAACTATCGGCGTTACCGGTGGCCGTCCCGATATGATTGAGACCATTGCCAAAGCAGGTATAGCAGTAGGCGTTGACGGTATATTTATCGAAACACACTTCGACCCGGCGAATGCTAAAAGTGATGGCGCCAACATGTTGCACCTGGACTATTTTGAAGGGTTAATGAATAAATTGGTGGCGATCAGGAAAACAGTGAATAATTTTTAA
- a CDS encoding glycosyltransferase, which yields MKTRKSAGKKFQPYNTLIEQLAAQNFTYQNADSLPEILVLTTFPPRQCGIATYSQDLIKALNDHYVDSFSIKVCALETDKEKHTYEDASVKYILNTSQPESYVELAKAINADENLKIVLIQHEFGLFHETVKDFNTFVDAVEKPLTVVFHTVLPNPNEEFKANVQHILNRVDSLIVMTNNAADILVRDYIIDRDKIAVIPHGTHLVAHTDKNELKRKYGFEGRKVLSTFGLLSSGKSIETTLDALPNVINKAPETLFLIIGKTHPTVALQEGEKYRDSLIEKINELGIQDNVKFINKYVDLPELLEYLQLTDIYVFSSKDPNQAVSGTFAYALSCGCPIISTPIPHAKEVLAGDTGMTFDFGNSEQLAEAINTLLFDVQRRNTMVLNGLHKIIHTAWENSAVDHAKLLERTAGGTIRLQYRNPEVNLQHIKNMTTDFGMLQFSKLNRPDINSGYTLDDNARALIAMCQHYKSYRDESVMKYINIYVNFIDYCQSKDGSFLNYVDYNTNFTEQNRNENLEDSSGRAMWALGYVVSLGKILPEAIVKKAASMFERSLSRTKNVYSTRAMAFTIKGLYYYNRYIKNDDTQIYISLFADRLVQMYRHEADSEWKWFEGYLTYANSVLPEALLLSYSITGNEVYKEVAKESFDFLLSQTFDENSIQVISNRSWLIKGGERATCGEQPIDVAYTILALRKFHDIFKEEEYLNKMEMAFNWFLGNNRLHQVVYNPCTGGCFDGMEEKNVNLNQGAESTVSYLMARLTISKYFGNPNMSYFRRKQRANKVAALRQLEF from the coding sequence ATGAAAACCAGAAAATCCGCCGGAAAAAAATTCCAGCCCTACAATACACTTATCGAACAGCTGGCAGCCCAGAACTTTACCTACCAAAATGCAGATAGCCTTCCGGAAATACTGGTGCTTACCACTTTCCCGCCAAGGCAATGCGGCATCGCAACCTATTCGCAGGACCTTATCAAAGCTCTTAATGACCATTATGTAGATTCATTCTCCATTAAAGTATGCGCGCTGGAAACTGACAAAGAAAAACATACCTATGAGGATGCTTCCGTAAAATACATCCTTAATACCTCTCAGCCGGAGTCATACGTTGAGCTTGCAAAAGCCATCAATGCCGATGAGAATTTAAAAATAGTGCTCATCCAGCATGAGTTTGGGCTTTTCCATGAAACAGTAAAAGACTTTAATACTTTTGTTGATGCTGTTGAGAAGCCGCTTACCGTTGTATTCCATACGGTGCTGCCTAATCCTAATGAAGAGTTCAAAGCAAATGTGCAGCACATCCTGAATAGGGTTGACTCCCTTATTGTAATGACCAACAACGCGGCCGATATACTGGTGCGCGACTATATAATTGATCGTGACAAAATTGCGGTTATACCGCACGGCACCCACCTTGTAGCCCACACCGACAAGAATGAGCTGAAACGCAAATACGGTTTTGAAGGAAGGAAAGTGCTTTCAACTTTTGGTTTGCTAAGCTCAGGAAAAAGTATTGAGACTACACTTGATGCACTGCCTAATGTGATCAACAAAGCGCCCGAAACGCTATTCCTTATCATTGGGAAAACCCACCCTACGGTAGCTTTGCAGGAAGGTGAGAAATACCGTGATTCACTTATTGAGAAAATAAATGAACTTGGTATTCAGGACAATGTGAAATTCATCAACAAATATGTAGACCTTCCGGAACTGCTGGAGTACCTTCAGCTTACCGATATTTACGTGTTCTCGTCAAAAGACCCGAATCAGGCAGTGAGCGGCACATTTGCTTATGCACTAAGCTGCGGATGCCCTATCATCTCTACCCCTATCCCGCACGCCAAAGAAGTTTTGGCTGGTGATACCGGTATGACGTTCGATTTCGGAAATTCAGAGCAATTGGCGGAAGCGATAAACACTTTGCTGTTCGACGTGCAGCGCAGGAACACCATGGTACTTAACGGCCTTCACAAAATAATCCATACCGCCTGGGAAAACTCGGCAGTAGACCATGCAAAGCTTCTTGAGAGGACAGCCGGTGGCACCATCAGGCTGCAATACAGGAACCCTGAGGTTAACCTACAGCACATCAAGAATATGACCACCGACTTCGGGATGCTGCAATTCAGCAAACTGAACAGGCCCGATATAAATTCAGGCTATACGCTTGACGACAATGCACGTGCGCTCATCGCTATGTGCCAGCATTATAAATCCTACAGGGATGAATCGGTAATGAAATACATCAATATATATGTTAATTTCATCGACTACTGTCAAAGCAAGGACGGCAGCTTCCTGAACTATGTTGATTACAATACCAACTTTACAGAGCAAAACAGGAACGAAAACCTTGAGGACAGTTCCGGCCGTGCCATGTGGGCATTGGGATATGTAGTCTCGCTTGGGAAGATCCTTCCGGAAGCTATAGTGAAAAAAGCAGCCTCGATGTTCGAAAGGTCGCTGTCGCGCACAAAGAATGTATATTCTACAAGGGCAATGGCATTTACAATTAAAGGATTATATTACTATAACCGTTACATCAAAAATGACGACACCCAGATCTATATCAGTCTATTTGCCGACAGGCTGGTGCAAATGTACCGCCACGAGGCCGATAGCGAATGGAAATGGTTCGAGGGCTACCTCACCTATGCCAACAGCGTACTACCTGAAGCGTTACTGTTAAGCTATAGCATAACAGGTAATGAGGTGTACAAAGAGGTTGCAAAAGAGTCATTCGACTTCTTGCTTTCACAAACCTTTGATGAAAATTCGATTCAGGTAATTTCTAACCGCAGTTGGCTCATTAAAGGAGGCGAAAGGGCGACCTGCGGCGAACAGCCTATAGATGTGGCTTATACCATATTGGCACTGCGCAAGTTCCATGACATTTTTAAAGAAGAGGAATACCTCAATAAAATGGAAATGGCATTCAACTGGTTCCTTGGCAACAACCGCCTGCACCAGGTAGTTTACAACCCATGCACAGGAGGCTGTTTTGACGGAATGGAAGAGAAAAACGTAAACCTGAACCAGGGAGCAGAAAGCACCGTGAGCTACCTTATGGCAAGGCTTACAATATCAAAATATTTCGGCAACCCGAATATGAGTTATTTCAGGAGGAAACAAAGGGCAAATAAAGTTGCTGCTTTGCGCCAGCTGGAATTCTAA